From the Sphingobium sp. RAC03 genome, the window AGAAGCGGCCAATCCCAGCGGCGAGATGTTTGCGGGCCAGGATAATAAGGACTGCGCCTTCAAGGACTTTGCCGTCAGCGGCGGGACGGTGAAGGGGCAGGTGTCGTGCAAGGCCGATGGCGGCACGATGAATGCGACGATGGCGGGCACCTATGCGTCCGACAGCTATGCGATGGACATGGACATGCAGATGGCGGGCGGCCCCGACGGCACCGCCATAGCGATGAAGGCGCGGTCGGAGGGCAAGTGGATCGGGGCGGACTGCACGGCGGAGTAAGCGCCGCGCATTTCCGCTTGCGCTTTATGCCCGACGGGTAGAGCCTTGCCCCTGTTCCGACACGTAAGAACGGGGGAGAGGATATGGACAAGAGCCTTTTGGCGGCGCTGCCGCTTGCGATGATGCTGGGGCTTGGTGGCTGTAGCGGGGAACCGGCACCAGCGCCGGAGGCCGAAGCGGCACCGATCCTGATGCGCGCGGGCGAGTGGATATTGACCCGCAAGACCACCGGCTACAACACGCCGACCGTTACCCCGGCGCAATATCAGGAAGCGCTGCGCCAGGTCAGCGAGGACAAGATCTGCATCGCGATCGCGCCCGATGGGGTGCCCGATGTCGCCGCGCTGGCCGGTGGGGAGGGCACGGATTGCAGCTATAAGGACAAGCTGGCCCGGAATGGCCGGTTGATCGTGACGCTGGCCTGCAAGGCGGGGGCGGGCACGTCGGAAATCATGGCGGAGGGCAATTATACCGCCGACACCATGACGCTGGGCACCACCATGACCAAGATGCAGGGCGGGCAACCGGTGTTGCGCACCACCCATGACCTGACCGGCAAGCGGGTCGGCGACTGCCCGGCATCGGGATGACGGTTAGATAGTAACCGCCGCCCGGATCATTCCCACTCGATCGTGCCGGGCGGCTTGCTGGTATAGTCGTAGACGACGCGGTTGATGCCCTTGACCTCGTTGATGATGCGGGTCGCGACGCGGCTCAGGAAGGCGGCGTCGAAGGGGTAGATGTCGGCGGTCATGCCGTCGGTCGAGGTGACGGCGCGCAGCGCGCAGACGCTGTCATAGGTGCGCAGGTCGCCCATCACGCCGACGGTCCGCACCGGGAGCAGCACGGCGAACGCCTGCCAGATCGCATCATAGAGGCCCGCATTGCGGATTTCCTCCAGATAGACCGCGTCGGCCTTGCGCAATATGTCGCAGCGTTCCTTGGTCACTTCGCCGGGAATGCGGATGGCAAGGCCAGGGCCGGGGAAGGGGTGGCGGCCGACGAAGATGTCGGGCAGGCCCAGTTCCTTGCCCAGCACGCGCACTTCGTCCTTGAAGAGTTCGCGCAGCGGTTCGACCAGCTTCATGTTCATGCGGTCGGGCAGGCCGCCGACATTATGGTGCGACTTGATCGTGACCGACGGCCCGCCGGTGAAGCTGACGCTTTCGATGACGTCGGGATAGAGCGTCCCTTGCGCCAGAAAGTCCGCGCCGCCGATCTTGGCGGCTTCCTCTTCGAACACGGCGATGAATTCGCCGCCGATGAATTTGCGCTTCTTTTCGGGGTCGGTCAGGCCCGCCAGGCCGCCGAGGAAGCGGGCTTCGGCCTCCACATGGACCAATTTGATACCATAATGTTCGCGGAACAGGCTGACCACCTGTTCGGCCTCGCCCAGCCGCATCAGGCCATGATCGACGAACACGCAGGTCAGCTGGTCGCCGATCGCTTCGTGGATCAGTACCGCCGCGACCGCGCTATCGACGCCGCCGGACAGGCCGCAGATGACCCGGCCTTCGCCCACCTGTGCGCGGATGTCGGCGATCTTGGTCGCGCGGAATTCCGCCATCGTCCAGTCGCCTGCCAGGCCACAGACATGGCGCACGAAATTGGCGAGCAGCTTGCCGCCGTCCGGGGTGTGGACGACTTCGGGATGGAATTGGGTGGCGTAGAAGCGCTTGGCCTCGTTCGCGGTGACGGCGAAGGGCGCGCCTTCGCTGGTCGCGACGACCTCAAAACCGGGGGCAAGGCTCGTCACCTTGTCGCCATGGCTCATCCACACCTGATGGCGCTCGCCCTCGTTCCACAAGCCGTCGAACAATGCGCAGCTCTTCTTGACCTCGATGAAGGCGCGGCCGAATTCGCCGCTCTCGCCGCCTTCGACATTGCCGCCCAATTGCTGCATCATCGTCTGCTGGCCATAGCAGATGCCCAGTACCGGCACGCCCGCGTCGAAGATCGCCTGCGGTGCGCGGGGGCTGTCTTCCCACATGACCGACGATGGCCCGCCCGACAGGATCACGCCCTTGGGCTGCATCCGGGCAAAGGCCTCGTCGGCGCTGTTGAAGGGGGCGATTTCGGAATAAACGCCGGCTTCGCGCACGCGCCGGGCGATGAGCTGGGTCACCTGGCTGCCGAAGTCCACGATAAGGATGGAATCCTGAAGGGGCAGCGTCATAGAATCGCCTTTGTCAGTCCGAGGGATAGGGATTCGCGTCCGGTTACTGTCCTGTCGCGTCCTTGTCCAGCACAGGTGCGCGCGCGCCGCGCCCGGCGGTCCATCCCAGCAGCGCGCCGCTGGCCAGAACGGCGGCGGCGATCAGGAAGGCGCTGCCGATGAAGGGCAGGATCGGCGCGGTGCCGACCGAAGCGGAGTAGACCGCGCCGAAGAAGAGCGGCGAGGCGATGCCCGCGATGCTGGCGACGCTGTTGTTCGCGCCCTGTAGCTGACCCTGTTCGCTTTCCGACACGCGCCGGGTCATGAGCGACTGGATGGTCGGCATGGCAAGGCCCCAGAGCGCATTGGGCAACATGGCGGCGACGAACAACCATCCCGTCGGCGCAAGGCCCATCGCCGCAATGCCGACCGCGCCGAACGACAGGCCGACGACCATCGTGGTCCGATCGCCCAGACGCTTGACGACTGGCCCGACGAGCAACCCCTGTACCGCCATGTCCATCAAGCCGACGAGCGCCAGCAGGGTGCCGACCTGCCATGCGCCCCAGCCATAGCGGTCGCCCGCGTAGAGGACGAACACCGCCGAAAATAGGTGGTGGGCGAAATAAAGGAGGAAATTGACGGTCGCGAGGCTGGACAGTTCAGGGTGCGACCGCAGCAGCCGGAGCGCGCCGAACGGATTGGCGCGCCGCCAGCTGAACGCCATGCGCTTGTCGCGCGGCAGCGATTCGGGCAGCACGATCAGGCCGTAGAGGAAAGCGAGGCCCGACAGGCCCGCCGCCGCCCAGAAGGGGGCGCGCAGCGAGATTTCGCCGAGCACCCCGCCGATCAGCGGCCCGGCGACGAAACCGCCGCTGAACGCCGCGCCGATCAGGCCATAGCCCCTGGCGCGATCTTCCGGTGCGGTGATGTCGGCCATATAGGCGAAGACCGAGGTGAAGCTGGACGAGGTGATCCCGGCGAGGATACGCCCCACCGCCAGCCACCACAGGCTGGGCGCCAGCGCCATCAGCCCATAGTCGAGCGCCAGCCCGCAGACCGACACCAGAATGACGGGCCGCCGCCCGAACCGGTCGGACAATGACCCGATCACCGGCGAGCAGAGAAATTGCATCCCCGCCCACAGCGCCACGAACAGCCCGTTCCACAGGCCCGCCGCGCTGGTCGCGCCGGAAAGCTGCTCGATCAGTTGCGGCAGCACCGGGATGACGATGCCCATCGACATGACGTCGAGCCATGCCGTCACCAGGATGAAGAGGATCGCAGCGGTGCGTGCGGGGGCGGGCGGGGTGGACATGCTGGTCCCGCTATAGCGATGGCTGGCGGATGCCAAGCGGGTGGCGAGGGGCGCGGCGTTTAAGGTCACAGGGCCGAAGTTCACAGTGTCGCACGGCGATTTGTGCCAATCGTGCCGGTAAAGTCCTGCGAAGGCCCCTGCAAAGGCGCGCCGACACGATAGAGGCGCGACGACGACGCGACACGGACGCGACAGTCACGCGACGGTCGCGCGCCGCATTTGGGGCGATCCGGGGCGGTGTCAGCGTGGGGGAGGGTGGTCGGGGGCGTTTCATCTGGGAGGATAGACCAGAGAAAATCCTAATAGGAAAGGGGTGGTGTGGTTTTGGTGCGCCCTCTCCCGTCTTCACGAGAGGGGCTACGGAGACTTGGCAAAAGTATTGTATATGATGCTCATAAAACCATAGGGGATATAGCCATTCCTAAAATGTCGAAGGGTTGGGAAGATCTGGTAAAGTCGATGCTCAAGGCAGAGCTAACGCGTAAGGGGGCTGTCCTACGCCGACCTGGTTGGGAAGCTGGCTGACATCGGGGTCATGGACTCTGAGCCGAATATCAGGAACAAGCTGTCGCGGGGCAAATTTACAGCGGTGTTCATGGTGCAATGCTTAGAAGCAATAGGGGCTACATCGTTGCGGCTCTCATCGGACTAGCAGGTATTACGGCCGGTGTTGGTTATGGGCTACATAGTCAGGCCAGTTATGCCGACCGGGCCTATAACCAGGCCGCCGACTACACCGAGCGCGCCGCCAACCAGATAGCCGAGTCCTGCCTCCGGCTTGTTAGCGCTGAACAAGTGAAGTGCCTTCGCGACAAAGCCGATGCATACCGCCTCGAAAGCCGCGATAAGCAACGCGAATATGAGGATCTGGTTGCCCAACGCACCTCTGCGCTGTGGACGATGATAATGGGCATCGCTGCGTTGATCGGAATGGCGCTTAGCGTTGTGGGGGTGGGCCTGGTCTATACTACCTTCATGGAAACCAGACGCGCCGCCAACGCGGCGCACGACGCTAATAGGCCATGGCTCCAAGTGGAAGTTATCGACTACGAAGCATTGAAGATAGCCAACGATCGCGCGGAAATCACTGCTGATATTAGAATAACCAACGTCGGAAATTCTCCTGCTTGCCACGTAAACACTTGGGCAGTCCTTTATGGAGAGCGAGGGAATGCGGCTGCCACTTTAGTCCACGGAGCAACCAACAAAGCAAAGGAATGGCTTGGGGCCAGAGAGGGTAGTTTGGCGACGATTGATGGAACAACAATATTCCCGAACGCCAGCGTGATGGAATGCTACACCGCCCACATCGAATGGGATGAAGTTAAAGGAGCGAAAGAAGCGAAAAGTGTCTTTTTGAGCTACGCGGTGGGCGTCGTTTATCATTTTGGAACCAGCACCGGACATACTGTTATTTCGTTCGATATATGGCCATCGGGTAGGCAAGACCGCGCTATCCCGATACCGCAAAGGATTGGGCATTCTGAGCGCATCGTGAGAATTTTGGATAACTTGTCCAGTTATGCCGATTAGAGAGGCCATCGCGACCAGCGCGCCGATCACGCTACGCCACCGTCTGCAATGCGTACGCCATCGCAGAAAAAGGACAACGTAACCGCCTTGGTGCGTTTGCTACATAATGCCCGTTCTTACGGGAGAGGCTACGGAGACTTGGCAGCTTGCTGCCTAGTCGATGTCGGTGAGGGTCTTTCTTGGAGTGGTAGACAGACCCTCACCCTCCCACGCCTGCGGCGCGGGCCCCTCCCTCTCCCGTGAAGACGGGAGAGGTGTAGATGTTGCCGTCACGCAGGGCTTGACCTGATAGTCAGGATGCCCCCCAATCTGGCGGCACCGGCTATCGCGGCGTCACCGTCCCGCCAAGCGGGCCGAGATAGAGGCTGAAGCCCCATAAAGCCGCGCACCAGCCGCACGCCACCCACAGGGCGGACAGGTCGAGGCGTGCGAACAGGGCTGCGCCGATGATCGCGCCCAGCACCAGGCTAAGCCACAGCAGCAGATGGGGCAGCCAGCCAAAGCGCGGGCCGCCGGTCAGGGCGAGCGCGAAGGATTGGCCGAGCTTTACCAGCGCGCCGGTCATGTAGGTGACGCCGATGCTGACCTCTCCATCGCGCTGGAACACATTATTCACGGCCCCCATCGCGGCGGCCATCAGGAAGGTGATGGCGTCGCCCCGGCGGCCGACGGCCAAGGCGGCGAGGATCAACAGGCCCAGCACCGCCGCTAGCACAGCCTGTTTGCGCCAGCGGCCCGCCAGTCTGCCGATCAACGCCCCGCCAAACACGCCGCCAACAAAGGCACCGATCAGGCCGATGGCCATGCCGGCGATGGCCGTGCCCCCGGCGATGCCCACCGCCATCCGCGTCGAATTGCCGCTCATGAAGGAAACGAACAGGCCGCCCAGCTTGAGCAGGCCCAACGCATCGACCATCCCCGCCAGTGCGGCCAGTCCAAAGGCCAGCACATAGCGCGGCAGGGTGTGGTGATCACCCATGGGTCAGGCGATCCGTGGCGGGACGATGATCGCGTTCGGCGCTGGAAATAAGGTCATCAATTGCCACCCTCGCTGGTCAAGCAAAATGCTAGACCAGCGATGGGCGGGAGGACAGGATAAAGCGAAGGCGCGCGGCCCTATCGCGCGGCTACGTCGCGGCTGAGATAGACCTCTGCGACGCGGCCGTTCTGCATGGCGCAGGTGAAGCGGCGGGTGGTGCCGGTGGTGGCACGATAGTTGGCGCGGGTTTCGATTTCGCCGTCGATATTATAGCCGCCCTGGGTGGGGTGGGGCTCGTCCATGGCGCGGATTTCGGCATAGCCGCCCTCGCGGTTTTGCGCTTCGTCGCGGGCGGCGATGGCGCAGGCATCTGCCATAGCGTCGGGGTTACCGACGACGTCGGAAAAATCCTCCTCGCCGGGTGCTGCGCCTTGGCGGTCCAATCCATAGTCGGTGCCGGTGGCCGGGGGTGGGGCGTCGTCGTCGGCATAGGGCGCGTTGCCGCGGGCGACCTGCTTGTCCTTGGACAAAGAGGAGGCGACGATCGCGACTGCGCCGATCAGCGCGGCGACGCCCACCGCATCGCCAAAGCCGAAGCCATTGCCCCGGTCGCGATGATGATGGCCCCAGCCACGATCATAGCGGGGGCGGGCCTCGGCGGCGCTAACGCTGCCGAGCATCAGGCCAAGGGCCACCAGCGATCCCGTCATCCAGCGCGTCTTGCCCATCATCCCGATCCTCTTATCCTGCGATGAACCGACTTGTATCCGCGTCCGGCTGTCGCGCGGCTGAACGGATCAGGTCAGCGGTGCGCTCGCCCAGTGGCGCAACCGGGCATAGAGGCCGGCGATGACGCCCGCGAAGATCAGGATGGCGAGCGGCACGGCCCAATGGCTCTCGCCCACCAGCGCGAGCGGGGTGTCGCTGTCGGTCGCCGCGACGATGCCGGCGAAGGCGACGCCGAACAGGCTTTCGCCGACGATGAAGCCGGTCGCCATCAATACGCCCATGCGCTCGGCAAATTCGGGGTTGGACTGGCGCAGCGCCCAGCGGTTGTAGAGATGGCCGATCAGCGCGCCGACCGGGATCAGCAGCGTCAGCGCCATCGGCAGATAAATGCCCATGCCGACTGCCAGCGGTGGGAGGCGCAGCTTGCCCGCCTTGCCCAGCAGTTCGTCGGCCAGCACCACGACCGCGCCGATGCCAGCGCCGATGCCGATCAGGCCCCAATCGAGATCGCCGCCCAAAACGCCCTTCGCCAGCGCGGAGATGAGCGCCGCCTGCGGGGCGGGCAGGGCGTTCGGCCCGGCGCCGGGTGCCCCGGCAAAACCAAAGGCGCTGTTCAGCAGGTCCAGCACTGGCGGGATGACGAGCGAGCCGAAGAGGACGCCCAGGATCAGCGCGATCTGCTGCTTCCACGGCGTCGCGCCGACGAGCTGGCCGGTCTTGAGATCCTGAAGATTATCGTTGGAAATGGTGGCGATGCCGAACACGATTGCGGTGGTAAACAGGGCGTAGGCGACCAGGGCCTGGGACCGATCCGGGTCGCCGCCCGACCCGTAAATGGCCGCGAGCATGAGCGATGCGCCCAGCACGGCGAGGATGCCGACGCCCGAAATCGGGCTGTTCGATGCTCCGATAAGCCCCGCCATATAGCCGCAGACCGACGCGATGACGATGCCCGCGACCAGCACATAAGCCAGCGTCAGCGCAATGACCGGCACCGGATTGGCCGCGATCGGGCCGCCCTGCGCAAAGATCCAGAGCAGCACGGCGATGGGCAGCATGGATGCGATGATGGTGCCAAAGACGATGCCGATCGGCAGGTCGCGTTCGGTCA encodes:
- a CDS encoding DUF3617 domain-containing protein gives rise to the protein MDKSLLAALPLAMMLGLGGCSGEPAPAPEAEAAPILMRAGEWILTRKTTGYNTPTVTPAQYQEALRQVSEDKICIAIAPDGVPDVAALAGGEGTDCSYKDKLARNGRLIVTLACKAGAGTSEIMAEGNYTADTMTLGTTMTKMQGGQPVLRTTHDLTGKRVGDCPASG
- a CDS encoding TCR/Tet family MFS transporter, producing MSTPPAPARTAAILFILVTAWLDVMSMGIVIPVLPQLIEQLSGATSAAGLWNGLFVALWAGMQFLCSPVIGSLSDRFGRRPVILVSVCGLALDYGLMALAPSLWWLAVGRILAGITSSSFTSVFAYMADITAPEDRARGYGLIGAAFSGGFVAGPLIGGVLGEISLRAPFWAAAGLSGLAFLYGLIVLPESLPRDKRMAFSWRRANPFGALRLLRSHPELSSLATVNFLLYFAHHLFSAVFVLYAGDRYGWGAWQVGTLLALVGLMDMAVQGLLVGPVVKRLGDRTTMVVGLSFGAVGIAAMGLAPTGWLFVAAMLPNALWGLAMPTIQSLMTRRVSESEQGQLQGANNSVASIAGIASPLFFGAVYSASVGTAPILPFIGSAFLIAAAVLASGALLGWTAGRGARAPVLDKDATGQ
- a CDS encoding OPT family oligopeptide transporter → MAELTLRGVILGALITLIFTAANVYLGLKIGLTFATSIPAAVISMAILRLFATGTILENNIVQTIASAAGTLSAIIFVLPGLVMIGWWQGFPYWLSACTIALGGILGVMYSVPLRRALVTGSDLPYPEGVAAAEVLKVGAGSRAGAEENKRGLSAILLSAVAAASFTIIAKTRLIAEEAATFFRFGTGATSMSTSFSMALIGVGHLVGLSVGVAMFVGLVISWFGIVPFLTAPVPAGGDLATIVGDTFRTKARFIGAGTIGVAAIWTLLKILGPIIGGIRSALVANTTRKAGNAGLLELTERDLPIGIVFGTIIASMLPIAVLLWIFAQGGPIAANPVPVIALTLAYVLVAGIVIASVCGYMAGLIGASNSPISGVGILAVLGASLMLAAIYGSGGDPDRSQALVAYALFTTAIVFGIATISNDNLQDLKTGQLVGATPWKQQIALILGVLFGSLVIPPVLDLLNSAFGFAGAPGAGPNALPAPQAALISALAKGVLGGDLDWGLIGIGAGIGAVVVLADELLGKAGKLRLPPLAVGMGIYLPMALTLLIPVGALIGHLYNRWALRQSNPEFAERMGVLMATGFIVGESLFGVAFAGIVAATDSDTPLALVGESHWAVPLAILIFAGVIAGLYARLRHWASAPLT
- the guaA gene encoding glutamine-hydrolyzing GMP synthase, with product MTLPLQDSILIVDFGSQVTQLIARRVREAGVYSEIAPFNSADEAFARMQPKGVILSGGPSSVMWEDSPRAPQAIFDAGVPVLGICYGQQTMMQQLGGNVEGGESGEFGRAFIEVKKSCALFDGLWNEGERHQVWMSHGDKVTSLAPGFEVVATSEGAPFAVTANEAKRFYATQFHPEVVHTPDGGKLLANFVRHVCGLAGDWTMAEFRATKIADIRAQVGEGRVICGLSGGVDSAVAAVLIHEAIGDQLTCVFVDHGLMRLGEAEQVVSLFREHYGIKLVHVEAEARFLGGLAGLTDPEKKRKFIGGEFIAVFEEEAAKIGGADFLAQGTLYPDVIESVSFTGGPSVTIKSHHNVGGLPDRMNMKLVEPLRELFKDEVRVLGKELGLPDIFVGRHPFPGPGLAIRIPGEVTKERCDILRKADAVYLEEIRNAGLYDAIWQAFAVLLPVRTVGVMGDLRTYDSVCALRAVTSTDGMTADIYPFDAAFLSRVATRIINEVKGINRVVYDYTSKPPGTIEWE
- a CDS encoding DUF1275 family protein translates to MVDALGLLKLGGLFVSFMSGNSTRMAVGIAGGTAIAGMAIGLIGAFVGGVFGGALIGRLAGRWRKQAVLAAVLGLLILAALAVGRRGDAITFLMAAAMGAVNNVFQRDGEVSIGVTYMTGALVKLGQSFALALTGGPRFGWLPHLLLWLSLVLGAIIGAALFARLDLSALWVACGWCAALWGFSLYLGPLGGTVTPR
- a CDS encoding DUF6471 domain-containing protein; the encoded protein is MDSEPNIRNKLSRGKFTAVFMVQCLEAIGATSLRLSSD